The following nucleotide sequence is from Pelagibaculum spongiae.
ATGAGCCATTGGTTGGCTGGGCTGAGGGTGACTTGCAGCAGGTCGAATTCTGGCATTGGATGAATATTGGCAAAGCGCCGATCAGCCAATGCGATCACCCGAATATTATTTTGTTCCATTGGGTTGAGTGGCAAGATAATGTTTTTGTCGTTCAACAGGCTGACAAACAGTGATTTTTGTCGAAATAGTGGGCCATAAATTAAACTGGCACTGACCAATGCCAACATGCCCGGCGTGAGAATGCCCGGATTACCGGTGAGTTCGAGCACGGCCATTAAAGCAGCCAAGGGTGCTTGGAGCACTGCGCCCATCATGGCGGTCATGCCGAGCATGGCATAGGTTGATTGGTCGACCGGTGTGCCTAAAGTTGATGAATTAACTAACCCGGCAATTAGACTGCCCATGGCTGCGCCGATTAATAGAATAGGGCCAATTGCGCCGCCGGGAATGCCCATTCCCAATGCAATGGTACTCGCCAGTAAGCGTGCAATTAAGAGTCCGGCTAATACAGATACGGCTAATTCAGAATCAAGAATTTCATCAGTGAGTAAATAGCCTGTGCCCATTACTTGCGGCACTAAAATGGCGATTACGCCAGTTACCAGGCCGACGATTAAAAAACGCGATGCGAAATGCCAATGGCCAAAGCGGCCGAACCATCGAACCAGCAAAGTAAAACAGGCACCTAACACGCCAGCAGAAATACCAACCAAAATCACCAATGGACTTTCTAGTAATAAATTAATGCTGCTGAGTGGTTGGTTAAAAACTAAAGCTGGGCCAGTCAGCCAGTTGGCTAATAAATTAGCGCTTACCGAAGCTAAAATGACGGGTACAAAACCAATAAATGAGTACTCGAGCATGATGACTTCCATCGCCAGAACAACGCCGGCTAATGGTGTGTTAAATGCTGCAGACACCGCGGCGGCTGCACCGCAACCTACTAATAAGCGCAGGCTGGAAAAAGGCAGTTCGAGTTTTTGGCCCAGCAAACTACTAGAAGCAGCGCCCATATGAATTTCTGGGCCTTCACGGCCAACCGCAAAACCAGAAAGTAATGCAATAGCACCACCAAGAATTTGGGTAATTAAATTACCACCAGGTAATCGGGCTGCGCCTAGATGGAGTTTTTGTAAAACATGACCCACACCAACCCAAGTTTGTTGCCAGCGGGAGGGAAGAATAAGTAGCAGCATGATCAGGGCGATCGCACCGGCTATAGGTAATAAAAACCGTACTTCCAACGGTAAACTAGAAAAACGATTTTCCAGCAAAGCTTCTAATGGCCATTCGGTCATCATTCGAAATAATGAAATCATTAAACCGGTAATCAAACCCGAGCAGATGCCTAAAATGGCCAGCTGTGGCATCGCCATGCGACTAAGAAAGTGTTTGATCGGATGTTGATTCATTTTTAAAGCTTCAAAATCTGTTTCTGGTACGGGGCTGATAGTGACTATATCATGGGCTATCAATTCCTTGTTGCTGGGTTATTGGGAGAATAAAGTGATAAAAGTCGGAATAGTAGGCGCGACCGGATACACCGGAGTCGAGCTTTTGAGATTGCTGGCGATGCATCCCGAGGTAGAACTGAAAACGGTTACTTCACGCGGTGAAGCAGGTAAACCGGTTTCTGAATTGTTTCCCAGTTTGCGAGGGCATCTGGATATTTGCTTTAGCGTGCCAGATGCGAAAACTTTGGCGGCTTGCGATGTAGTGTTTTTTGCTACACCGCATGGAGTGGCCCATGGGTTGGCGCGACCGTTAATGGACGCCGGAGTAAAGATCATTGATCTATCTGCCGACTTCCGGATTAAAGACATTGCGCTGTGGGAAAAATGGTACGGCCAGACTCATGGTGCACCTGAGCTGGCAGAGCAGGCAGTTTACGGTTTGCCAG
It contains:
- a CDS encoding chloride channel protein, producing MNQHPIKHFLSRMAMPQLAILGICSGLITGLMISLFRMMTEWPLEALLENRFSSLPLEVRFLLPIAGAIALIMLLLILPSRWQQTWVGVGHVLQKLHLGAARLPGGNLITQILGGAIALLSGFAVGREGPEIHMGAASSSLLGQKLELPFSSLRLLVGCGAAAAVSAAFNTPLAGVVLAMEVIMLEYSFIGFVPVILASVSANLLANWLTGPALVFNQPLSSINLLLESPLVILVGISAGVLGACFTLLVRWFGRFGHWHFASRFLIVGLVTGVIAILVPQVMGTGYLLTDEILDSELAVSVLAGLLIARLLASTIALGMGIPGGAIGPILLIGAAMGSLIAGLVNSSTLGTPVDQSTYAMLGMTAMMGAVLQAPLAALMAVLELTGNPGILTPGMLALVSASLIYGPLFRQKSLFVSLLNDKNIILPLNPMEQNNIRVIALADRRFANIHPMPEFDLLQVTLSPANQWLIVKNTNSDPLALYRREDILAWLDTNDYFQEVHAAPLDLEGELMPHTSFCTMDCNTGALEVLREFYRTDCDAIVLMERSGDNYRALGVVTRHALELQLEPRH